From Phragmites australis chromosome 5, lpPhrAust1.1, whole genome shotgun sequence, a single genomic window includes:
- the LOC133918578 gene encoding glucan endo-1,3-beta-glucosidase 14-like: protein MPHAPRNVDRTPPACSNARAPRYHAFLLRFLPLLLSSLASTSSSSSRFREMEVMAPRRKSGDWHRRILLLLCCCLLAFPCHGTVTNVSRSDKKAMQSFVGTYGINYGRVADNLPEPALVVKLLKLARIRNVKIYDANHSVLDAFRGSGLNLVVTIPNELLKDMAANPSKAMDWINENVQPYYLSAGIVGVTVGNEILGGQDTGIAEALVGAIVNVHDALKMLRLADRIEVSTPHSEAVFATSYPPSACVFKDDLMVYLRPLLDFFSKTGAPFYVNAYPFLAYMSDPEHIDINYALFKRNAGIVDPKTGLHYDNMFEAQFDAAYFALEAAGYSAMEVRVAETGWASAGDATEAGANMENAVTYHRNLRKRLFLRKGTPYRPDRVAKAFIFALFNENLKPGPTTERHYGLYKPDGSVSINIGLKGLLPSSAPPPPLSLTPLFKRVRAWGWIVQYSAALLPCTLVFLALAT, encoded by the exons ATGCCCCACGCCCCACGCAACGTGGACCGCACGCCGCCCGCCTGCTCTAATGCCCGCGCCCCTCGCTACCACGCCTTCCTCCTTCGCTTCCTCCCGCTGCTGCTGTCGTCGCTTGCTTCAACTTCAAGCTCCTCGTCGCGCTtccgggagatggaggtgaTGGCGCCGCGGCGGAAGTCCGGCGACTGGCACCGCCGGATTTTGCTGCTCCTCTGTTGCTGCCTCCTCGCCTTCCCCTGCCACGGAACAGTCACGAACGTCTCCCGGTCTGATAAGAAAG CCATGCAGTCGTTCGTGGGGACTTACGGGATCAACTACGGCCGTGTCGCCGACAACCTGCCGGAGCCGGCGTTGGTGGTGAAGCTGCTGAAGTTGGCGCGGATCAGGAACGTGAAGATTTACGACGCCAACCACAGCGTGCTGGACGCGTTCCGGGGGTCTGGGCTCAACCTCGTGGTGACCATCCCCAACGAGCTCCTCAAGGACATGGCTGCCAACCCGAGCAAGGCCATGGACTGGATCAACGAGAACGTGCAGCCTTACTACCTATCCGCGGGCATCGTCGGCGTCACCGTCGGCAACGAGATTCTCGGCGGGCAGGACACGGGCATCGCCGAGGCGCTCGTCGGCGCCATCGTCAACGTGCACGATGCGCTGAAGATGCTCCGGCTCGCCGACAGGATCGAGGTCTCCACGCCGCACTCGGAGGCTGTCTTCGCCACCTCCTACCCGCCGTCCGCCTGCGTCTTCAAAGACGACCTCATGGTGTACCTCCGCCCGCTGCTCGACTTCTTCTCCAAGACCGGCGCGCCGTTCTACGTCAACGCCTACCCGTTCCTCGCGTACATGAGCGACCCGGAGCACATCGACATCAACTACGCGCTCTTCAAGCGCAACGCCGGCATCGTCGACCCGAAGACCGGCCTGCACTACGACAACATGTTCGAGGCCCAGTTCGACGCCGCCTACTTCGCGCTCGAGGCCGCGGGTTACTCGGCCATGGAAGTGCGCGTGGCGGAGACCGGCTGGGCGTCCGCTGGCGACGCCACTGAGGCCGGCGCCAACATGGAGAACGCCGTGACGTACCACCGCAACCTCAGGAAGCGGCTGTTCCTCAGGAAGGGGACGCCGTACAGGCCGGACAGGGTGGCCAAGGCGTTTATCTTCGCGCTCTTCAACGAGAACCTCAAGCCCGGGCCCACCACCGAGCGACACTACGGTCTCTACAAGCCCGACGGCAGCGTCTCTATTAATATCGGACTCAAGGGCCTCCTGCCgtcctccgcgccgccgccaccgctgtcTCTCACGCCGTTGTTCAAG
- the LOC133918580 gene encoding protein WVD2-like 5 yields the protein MEDVVDDVIDAASAAVAVENGANGKPALPDGVRGHGEEEHEEQANGDTSGESEVINPLEEAGGEATSPPESRKPRLSKGDQSHGPKAVKSKSPRSGDEGQPRKRTPNSSLPKAPIAHVSRPVSGTGCRNKGDDGVGSNKAEKNESRPAPKEASLLHDSKEKRKTQKPSGQHSSVKRDEEESYCESTKPRKVGSTPSYGFTFKCDERSEKRREFYSKLEEKIHARELEISNLQAKSKETEEAELKMLRNSLNFKATPMPSFYKEPTPAKVELKKVPLTRARSPKLGRSKNKSTPETEENTTTNQPVRLSLEEKVAVKKSTPSNSVKKPQRKSLPKSPSEKTGPLDAMAVGAQETGSPTEQLQGTEMNTDFVQWPIRAGVTPDEQELGKQVVT from the exons ATGGAGGATGTGGTTGATGACGTCATCGACGCTGCGAGCGCGGCCGTGGCCGTCGAGAACGGGGCCAATGGGAAGCCAGCGTTGCCTGATGGTGTCAGGGGGCATGGggaggaagagcacgaggagCAGGCCAATGGGGATACCTCAGGGGAGAGCGAGGTGATCAACCCGCTGGAAGAGGCCGGCGGGGAGGCCACCTCGCCCCCGGAGAGCAGGAAGCCTCGCCTTTCCAAG GGAGACCAAAGTCACGGTCCCAAGGCTGTCAAGTCTAAGAGCCCAAGGAGTGGAGATGAAGGTCAGCCAAGGAAAAGAACCCCCAATTCCTCTCTTCCTAAGGCACCCATTGCACATGTATCTCGTCCAGTTTCAGGTACTGGCTGCCGGAACAAAGGCGATGACGGTGTCGGCAGTAAT AAAGCTGAGAAGAATGAGTCTCGCCCAGCTCCCAAGGAGGCATCATTGCTCCACGACTCAAA GGAGAAAAGGAAAACTCAAAAGCCATCAGGTCAGCATTCTTCCGTCaaaagagatgaagaagaatcgTATTGTGAGAGCACCAAGCCTCGAAAAGTTGGCAGCACTCCTTCCTATGGCTTCACCTTCAAGTGTGATGAGAGATCTGAAAAAAGACGAGAG TTCTATTCAAAGCTTGAGGAGAAGATTCATGCGAGAGAGCTAGAAATAAGCAATTTGCAAGCAAAATCAAAG GAAACAGAAGAAGCTGAACTCAAAATGCTGCGGAATAGTTTGAATTTCAAAGCAACACCAATGCCCAGCTTCTATAAGGAACCAACCCCTGCTAAGGTTGAGTTGAAAAAG GTTCCCCTCACCAGAGCTAGATCACCGAAGCTTGGCCGTTCCAAGAACAAGTCCACACCAGAGACAGAAGAAAATACTACTACAAACCAGCCAGTCCGTCTGAGCCTCGAGGAAAAGGTTGCTGTGAAAAAGTCAACCCCATCAAATTCAGTGAAGAAGCCCCAGAGGAAGTCACTCCCCAAATCGCCATCAGAGAAAACTGGTCCACTTGATGCCATGGCAGTTGGTGCTCAGGAGACAGGATCTCCAACAGAGCAGTTACAAGGAACAGAGATGAACACAGATTTTGTTCAGTGGCCAATCCGAGCTGGAGTTACTCCTGATGAACAGGAGCTTGGTAAACAGGTAGTCACGTAG
- the LOC133918581 gene encoding EIN3-binding F-box protein 2-like — protein sequence MPSFYASGDGGCLVSAPAELAGLFCRGVQQRKRTLVAASAVAAAAAECVRAAKKQRQLSLPSLDALPDECLFEILRRLPGGRERGASACVSRRWLALLSNIRASELGQAAAAVPSLPDLNEEFVMEEDKDEAPADPCVERALEGKEATDVRLAAMAVVAGFRGGLEKLAVRGSHPTRGVTDQGLSAVARGSPNLCSLALWDVPLITDAGLAEIAAGCPLLERLDISRCPLITDKGLAAVAQGCPNLVSLTIEACSGVGNEGLMAIGRFCAKLQAVNIKNCAHVGDQGISSLVCSATASLAKIRLQGLNITDASLAVIGYYGKAVTDLTLHRLATVGERGFWVMANAAGLQNLRCMSVTSCPGVTDLALACIAKFCPSLKQLYLRKCGHVSDDGLKAFTESAKALENLQLEDCNGVTLVGILAFLLNCSQKFRALSLIKCMGIKDICSAPARLPLCRSLRFLTIKDCPGFTDASLAVVGMICPQLEQLDLSGLGEVTDSGLLPLIQSSEAGLIKVDLSGCKNISDVAVSSLVKAHGKYLKKVCVEGCSKITDASLFAISESCTELAELDLSNCMVSDYGVAILASTKHLKLRVLSLSGCMKITQKSVPFLGNLGQSLEGLNLQFCNMIGNHNIASLEKMLWWCDILA from the exons ATGCCTTCGTTTTACGCTTCCGGAG ATGGAGGGTGCCTCGTCTCTGCGCCGGCGGAGCTGGCCGGGCTGTTCTGCCGCGGCGTGCAGCAGCGGAAGCGCACGCTGGTGGCCGCGTCCGCGGTcgccgctgcggcggcggagtGCGTGAGGGCCGCCAAGAAACAGAGGCAGCTGTCGCTGCCGTCGCTAGATGCGCTCCCGGACGAGTGCCTCTTCGAGATCCTGCGCCGTCTGCCCGGCGGCCGCGAGCGCGGTGCCTCCGCCTGCGTCTCCCGCCGCTGGCTCGCGCTCCTCAGCAACATCCGGGCCTCCGAGCTCGGCCAGGCCGCGGCGGCGGTCCCGTCGCTGCCCGACCTGAACGAGGAGTTCGTCATGGAAGAGGATAAGGACGAGGCTCCGGCAGATCCCTGCGTCGAGAGGGCCCTCGAGGGCAAGGAGGCCACCGACGTCCGCCTGGCAGCCATGGCCGTCGTCGCCGGATTCCGTGGCGGGCTGGAGAAGCTCGCCGTCCGCGGTAGCCACCCGACCCGTGGCGTCACGGACCAGGGACTCTCTGCGGTTGCTCGCGGCAGCCCCAACCTCTGCTCGCTCGCCCTCTGGGATGTGCCTCTTATCACCGATGCTGGGCTTGCCGAGATCGCCGCCGGGTGTCCCTTGCTAGAGCGCCTGGATATCTCTCGCTGCCCGCTTATCACAGACAAGGGCCTCGCCGCTGTTGCACAGGGTTGCCCTAACTTGGTGTCTCTGACCATCGAGGCATGCTCCGGTGTTGGTAATGAGGGCCTCATGGCGATTGGCCGCTTCTGTGCTAAGTTGCAGGCTGTGAACATCAAGAATTGCGCGCATGTTGGCGATCAGGGCATCTCCAGCTTGGTGTGCTCTGCTACCGCCTCTCTGGCCAAGATCCGGCTCCAGGGATTGAACATCACTGATGCTTCGCTTGCTGTGATTGGGTACTATGGTAAGGCTGTCACTGACCTTACTCTTCATCGTCTTGCTACTGTCGGCGAGAGGGGGTTTTGGGTGATGGCTAATGCTGCTGGCCTGCAGAACCTAAGGTGTATGAGTGTTACCTCTTGCCCTGGAGTCACTGATCTTGCTCTCGCTTGTATTGCCAAGTTCTGCCCAAGCTTGAAGCAGCTCTACCTCAGGAAGTGTGGACATGTGTCGGATGATGGCCTTAAGGCTTTCACGGAATCAGCAAAGGCGTTGGAGAACTTGCAGCTTGAGGACTGCAATGGGGTTACTCTTGTTGGTATTCTTGCTTTCCTCCTTAACTGCAGCCAGAAGTTCAGGGCTCTTTCTTTGATAAAATGCATGGGAATCAAGGATATCTGCTCTGCGCCTGCACGGCTTCCTCTCTGCAGATCTCTTCGTTTCCTTACAATCAAGGATTGTCCAGGTTTCACCGATGCAAGCTTGGCCGTGGTGGGGATGATTTGCCCTCAGTTGGAGCAACTTGACCTGAGTGGTCTTGGTGAAGTCACTGACAGTGGGCTTCTTCCGTTGATCCAGTCTTCCGAGGCTGGTCTGATCAAGGTTGACTTGAGTGGTTGTAAGAACATCTCAGATGTAGCCGTTTCTTCCCTGGTGAAGGCACATGGGAAATATCTCAAGAAAGTTTGTGTTGAGGGTTGCAGCAAGATAACAGATGCCAGTCTCTTCGCCATTTCTGAGAGCTGCACTGAGCTTGCTGAGCTTGATCTTTCAAATTGCATGGTTAGCGACTACGGTGTTGCGATCCTGGCATCCACAAAGCACCTCAAGCTTCGTGTTCTCTCACTGTCTGGCTGCATGAAGATCACCCAGAAGAGTGTGCCGTTTTTGGGCAACCTGGGCCAGTCTTTGGAGGGCCTCAATCTTCAGTTCTGCAACATGATTGGCAACCACAACATTGCATCATTGGAGAAGATGCTCTGGTGGTGTGACATTCTCGCTTAG